A region from the Halomarina litorea genome encodes:
- a CDS encoding O-methyltransferase — translation MSDTDVVPERIERFARLVGPRSDGIVAEMDAYAEETGFPTVGPAVGGWLRLLARMVDARRIFEFGSGFGYSAYWFAGALPEDGEVVLTEFDAENCERAADYLSRGGFSDRTVIEQGDALDVVESYDGPFDVVLVDNEKERYAEAFEAVREKVAPGGVVVADNAMTAGPMDFDALVELVAGEDIETTDATRGVAEYLAAVHNADEFETGLLPVGEGVAVSHRLARNP, via the coding sequence ATGAGCGACACCGACGTGGTACCCGAGCGCATCGAGCGGTTCGCGCGGCTGGTCGGCCCGCGGAGCGACGGCATCGTCGCGGAGATGGACGCCTACGCCGAGGAGACGGGGTTTCCGACCGTCGGCCCCGCCGTCGGCGGGTGGCTCCGCCTGCTCGCCCGGATGGTCGACGCCCGCCGGATCTTCGAGTTCGGCTCCGGGTTCGGCTACTCGGCGTACTGGTTCGCGGGCGCGCTCCCCGAGGACGGCGAGGTGGTGCTGACGGAGTTCGACGCCGAGAACTGCGAGCGCGCCGCCGACTACCTCTCGCGTGGCGGCTTCAGCGACCGGACGGTCATCGAGCAAGGTGACGCCCTCGACGTCGTCGAGTCGTACGACGGCCCCTTCGACGTGGTCCTCGTCGACAACGAGAAGGAGCGCTACGCGGAGGCCTTCGAGGCGGTCCGGGAGAAGGTCGCACCGGGTGGCGTGGTCGTCGCGGACAACGCGATGACCGCCGGGCCGATGGACTTCGACGCGCTCGTCGAACTCGTCGCGGGGGAGGACATCGAGACGACCGACGCTACGCGCGGCGTCGCGGAGTACCTCGCGGCTGTCCACAACGCAGACGAGTTCGAGACGGGGCTGCTTCCGGTCGGCGAGGGGGTTGCAGTAAGTCATCGGCTCGCACGGAATCCGTAA
- a CDS encoding M20 family metallo-hydrolase: MNVDESRLRADIERTGEFGAVDGPGHGRTVTTGSEANREAREYLVERLAAAGLDVRVDAVGNVAGRWTPESADPAAAPVAAGSHLDSVPEGGIFDGPLGVYAALEAVRAMQAADARPERPIEVVSFTEEEGTTFASGLLGSSVASGSRSVEDALALTDDEGRTLDEALADIGFRGEGRLGAGAWDAWLELHVEQHTELESTGTQVGVVTDITGITHCEAVVAGEANHAGATPMGRDQRTDALAAASEFVLDVEARAEELAREDPAAVGTVGSLSVAPNATNVVPGRVEMGVDVRSTDYESMNALCAGAREDLARLESARGVETTFERGFDLEPTPMAERCLTAAEAAGERAGIGTRRMHSGAAHDTMYVADVTDAGMLFAPSRDGLSHTPGEWTDWADCAAATRVLAGALADLAGAD; encoded by the coding sequence ATGAACGTCGACGAATCACGGCTGCGGGCGGACATCGAACGGACCGGCGAGTTCGGAGCGGTCGACGGGCCCGGCCACGGCCGGACCGTCACGACGGGGAGCGAGGCCAACCGCGAGGCGCGCGAGTACCTCGTCGAGCGACTGGCGGCGGCGGGACTCGACGTTCGGGTCGACGCGGTGGGGAACGTCGCCGGACGGTGGACGCCCGAGAGCGCCGACCCGGCGGCCGCACCCGTCGCTGCGGGGAGCCACCTCGACTCCGTCCCCGAGGGCGGCATCTTCGACGGACCGCTCGGCGTCTACGCCGCCCTCGAAGCCGTCCGCGCGATGCAGGCGGCGGACGCCCGCCCCGAACGCCCGATCGAGGTGGTCTCGTTCACTGAGGAGGAGGGCACGACGTTCGCCTCCGGTCTGCTCGGGTCGTCAGTGGCGAGCGGTTCCCGGTCGGTCGAGGACGCCCTCGCCCTCACGGATGACGAGGGGAGGACGCTCGACGAGGCACTCGCGGACATCGGCTTCCGCGGGGAGGGGCGACTCGGCGCGGGCGCGTGGGACGCGTGGCTCGAACTCCACGTCGAACAGCACACCGAACTGGAGTCCACGGGGACGCAGGTGGGCGTCGTCACCGACATCACGGGTATCACGCACTGTGAGGCGGTCGTGGCGGGCGAGGCGAACCACGCGGGCGCGACGCCCATGGGTCGCGACCAGCGGACGGACGCGCTGGCGGCGGCGAGCGAGTTCGTCCTCGACGTCGAGGCGCGCGCCGAGGAACTGGCGCGAGAGGACCCGGCGGCGGTCGGTACCGTCGGGTCACTCTCCGTCGCCCCGAACGCGACGAACGTCGTTCCCGGTCGCGTCGAGATGGGCGTCGACGTCAGAAGCACGGACTACGAGTCGATGAACGCGCTCTGTGCGGGGGCGCGCGAGGACCTCGCGCGCCTCGAATCGGCGCGTGGCGTCGAGACGACGTTCGAGCGGGGGTTCGACCTCGAACCGACGCCGATGGCCGAACGCTGTCTAACCGCGGCGGAGGCGGCGGGCGAACGCGCCGGTATCGGGACACGACGGATGCACTCCGGGGCCGCCCACGACACGATGTACGTCGCGGACGTCACCGACGCGGGGATGCTCTTCGCCCCCTCGCGCGACGGCCTCTCGCACACGCCCGGGGAGTGGACCGACTGGGCGGACTGTGCGGCCGCGACGCGCGTCCTCGCGGGAGCGCTCGCAGACCTCGCGGGCGCGGACTGA
- a CDS encoding NAD(P)-dependent alcohol dehydrogenase produces the protein MDAARLHEYTEDMSSALSIDEVDEPQITRSNGVVIEVDGAGWCQTDNHVIEGMWEQYMPQDLPMTLGHENAGTVVEVGEEVTTVSEGDQVICHPVVPCGKCRPCRQGEDMYCENVEFPGLSRDGGFAEQLLTGERSVIPLPDGVDPAEIAPHADAGITAYHAVKKAVRELVPGDYAVVVGVGGLGHIGLQCLDAMSAAKVVALDVKEEARSLAEDLGAAHTFDPSSDDVAAELESLTDGRMAPQVLDFVGADSTLSMAPDIVSAGGDHHVIGYGGHVHEPAQALVNGEFSFKGTLVGQYTELQELVALVESGEVELRTSRYSLDEVNDVAEALEHGEIEGRAVIVP, from the coding sequence ATGGATGCCGCGAGACTCCACGAGTACACCGAGGACATGAGCAGTGCGCTCTCCATCGACGAGGTGGACGAACCCCAGATAACGCGGTCGAACGGCGTCGTCATCGAGGTGGACGGCGCGGGGTGGTGCCAGACGGACAACCACGTCATCGAGGGGATGTGGGAGCAGTACATGCCACAGGACCTCCCGATGACGCTCGGCCACGAGAACGCCGGGACCGTCGTCGAGGTCGGCGAGGAGGTGACGACGGTGTCGGAGGGCGACCAGGTCATCTGCCACCCCGTCGTCCCCTGTGGGAAGTGTCGCCCCTGCCGGCAGGGCGAGGACATGTACTGCGAGAACGTCGAGTTCCCCGGCCTCTCGCGCGACGGCGGGTTCGCAGAGCAGTTGCTCACCGGCGAACGGTCGGTCATCCCGCTCCCCGACGGCGTCGACCCGGCCGAGATAGCGCCGCACGCCGACGCGGGCATCACGGCCTACCACGCGGTGAAGAAGGCGGTCCGGGAACTCGTCCCCGGCGACTACGCCGTCGTCGTGGGCGTCGGCGGCCTCGGGCACATCGGCCTGCAGTGTCTCGACGCGATGAGCGCCGCCAAAGTCGTCGCCCTCGACGTGAAGGAGGAGGCCCGGTCGCTCGCCGAGGACCTCGGGGCGGCCCACACGTTCGACCCGAGCAGCGACGACGTGGCCGCCGAACTGGAGTCGCTCACGGACGGGCGGATGGCCCCGCAGGTCCTCGACTTCGTCGGGGCGGACTCGACGCTCTCGATGGCCCCGGACATCGTCTCGGCGGGCGGCGACCACCACGTCATCGGCTACGGCGGGCACGTCCACGAACCGGCGCAGGCGCTGGTCAATGGCGAGTTCTCGTTCAAGGGGACGCTCGTCGGCCAGTACACGGAACTGCAGGAACTCGTCGCCCTCGTCGAGAGCGGCGAGGTCGAACTGCGCACCTCGCGTTACTCGCTGGACGAGGTGAACGACGTGGCCGAGGCCCTCGAACACGGTGAAATCGAGGGACGGGCCGTCATCGTCCCGTAG
- a CDS encoding alpha/beta fold hydrolase, with product MSEYDDWTDAQDSTTVTVDGHDLDVAYVDEGEGGDGENPVVFLHGIPTNSFLFRGQVPAIAEERRVVAPDMVGYGGSAMHDGFDRSIRAQEVALVGLLDDLGIETVDFVGHDLGGGVGLRLAAHDPDRVDNLVLSNSVAYDSWPIQTITDVGLPETARDNSVEEIQGMLDGLFRDTLYGDDADEAFVEGMKAPWNSEEGVVSLCRDASGTNTSHTTEIDPSDVTANTLLLWGLEDEFQPVEWAERLESDIDSAELVGLDEANHWVPEDRTEAFRDHLAEFLLSG from the coding sequence ATGTCCGAGTACGACGACTGGACGGACGCGCAGGACAGCACCACGGTGACCGTCGACGGCCACGACCTCGACGTGGCGTACGTCGACGAGGGGGAGGGCGGGGACGGCGAGAACCCCGTCGTCTTCCTCCACGGTATCCCGACGAACTCCTTCCTCTTCCGGGGGCAGGTCCCGGCTATCGCCGAGGAGCGCCGGGTCGTCGCCCCCGACATGGTCGGGTACGGGGGCTCGGCGATGCACGACGGCTTCGACCGCTCCATCCGCGCACAGGAGGTCGCACTGGTCGGACTGCTGGACGACCTCGGTATCGAGACGGTGGACTTCGTCGGTCACGACCTCGGCGGGGGCGTCGGCCTCCGCCTCGCCGCGCACGACCCCGACCGGGTCGACAACCTCGTCCTCTCGAACTCGGTGGCCTACGACTCGTGGCCCATCCAGACCATCACCGACGTCGGCCTGCCCGAGACGGCCCGGGACAACAGCGTCGAGGAGATACAGGGGATGCTCGACGGCCTCTTCCGCGACACCCTCTACGGCGACGATGCCGACGAAGCGTTCGTCGAGGGGATGAAGGCGCCGTGGAACTCCGAGGAGGGCGTCGTCTCGCTCTGCCGGGACGCCTCCGGGACGAACACGAGCCACACGACCGAAATCGACCCGAGCGACGTGACGGCCAACACCCTCCTGCTGTGGGGACTCGAAGACGAGTTCCAGCCGGTCGAGTGGGCCGAGCGGCTCGAATCGGACATCGACTCCGCCGAACTGGTCGGACTGGACGAGGCGAACCACTGGGTTCCCGAGGACCGAACCGAGGCGTTCCGCGACCATCTCGCGGAGTTCCTCCTGAGCGGCTGA
- a CDS encoding amidohydrolase family protein, whose product MYRHQGEDVFVVDAHIHNWDASEENITHEGGEQFIQCFYDYHTTFTPEERQWDMETYRKYGAEKLLEDVFRDGYVDMGIFQSTHLHEFYAEGFNTVDDNAELLEEYPERFVVNGRFDPRDGEAGLKELERQKEAYDISGVKVYTAEWKGDSKGWRLDSEEAFEYLQKCVDLGIENVHPHKGPTIRPLNRDAFDVSDVDDAATSFPELNFVVEHVGLPRLDDFCWIAAQEPNVYGGLAVAAPFAQNRPEKFGEILGELLWWLGEDRVLFGSDYGIWEPEWLIEAVMDAELTPEQRAEYGVEFDLETKKKVVGENAAELYGIDIEAKKEQFRDDELSRRFDMGARYDGAAADD is encoded by the coding sequence ATGTATCGACATCAGGGCGAGGACGTGTTCGTCGTCGACGCGCACATCCACAACTGGGACGCCAGCGAGGAGAACATCACCCACGAGGGCGGCGAGCAGTTCATCCAGTGTTTCTACGACTACCACACGACGTTCACCCCGGAGGAACGCCAGTGGGACATGGAGACCTACCGGAAGTACGGGGCCGAGAAACTGCTGGAGGACGTGTTCCGCGACGGCTACGTCGACATGGGTATCTTCCAGTCGACGCACCTCCACGAGTTCTACGCGGAGGGGTTCAACACCGTCGACGACAACGCCGAACTCCTCGAGGAGTACCCCGAACGGTTCGTCGTCAACGGGCGGTTCGACCCGCGCGACGGGGAGGCGGGCCTGAAGGAACTCGAACGCCAGAAGGAGGCGTACGACATCAGCGGCGTGAAGGTGTACACCGCCGAGTGGAAGGGCGACTCGAAGGGGTGGCGACTGGACAGCGAGGAGGCCTTCGAGTACCTCCAGAAGTGCGTCGACCTCGGCATCGAGAACGTCCACCCCCACAAGGGACCGACCATCCGCCCGCTGAACCGCGACGCCTTCGACGTGAGCGACGTCGACGACGCCGCGACCTCCTTTCCCGAACTCAACTTCGTCGTCGAACACGTCGGTCTCCCCCGACTGGACGACTTCTGCTGGATCGCCGCACAGGAACCCAACGTCTACGGCGGCCTCGCCGTCGCCGCCCCGTTCGCCCAGAACCGCCCCGAGAAGTTCGGCGAGATACTCGGCGAACTGCTGTGGTGGCTGGGCGAGGACCGCGTCCTCTTCGGGAGCGACTACGGCATCTGGGAACCCGAGTGGCTCATCGAGGCCGTGATGGACGCCGAACTCACGCCCGAACAACGCGCGGAGTACGGCGTCGAGTTCGACCTCGAGACCAAGAAGAAGGTGGTGGGCGAGAACGCCGCGGAACTGTACGGTATCGACATCGAGGCGAAGAAGGAACAGTTCCGCGACGACGAACTGAGCCGGCGCTTCGACATGGGTGCGCGCTACGACGGCGCGGCCGCGGACGACTGA
- a CDS encoding iron-sulfur cluster assembly protein — MSADSPAPDDADADSATPGVTREAVLAALDGVTDPELDESVVELEYVQSVEVALPRIRVAFRLPTAWCSPAFAWMMASDMRAACESLDGCERARVRLTDHLHGEEITEGVNAGRAFEDVFEDATEGVEAVREVLDGKARLKRQYDAAEALLDSGCDPEQLATLRRGDVTPTGDGRVAVCLDGLAVFADGEPVEHYIEKAVEVGVATDPDHRLFATPEGTDIDPDAFELVHRRARLAKTNMSGQGAVCDGLRRSRYGEDDGGEGLTGD, encoded by the coding sequence ATGAGCGCCGATTCGCCCGCCCCCGACGACGCGGACGCCGACTCCGCGACGCCCGGCGTCACCCGCGAGGCGGTCCTCGCCGCCCTCGACGGGGTGACCGACCCCGAACTCGACGAGTCGGTCGTCGAACTGGAGTACGTCCAGTCCGTCGAGGTGGCCCTCCCCCGAATCCGGGTCGCGTTCCGCCTCCCGACGGCGTGGTGTTCGCCCGCCTTCGCGTGGATGATGGCCAGCGACATGCGCGCGGCCTGCGAGTCGCTCGACGGCTGTGAGCGGGCCCGAGTTCGCCTCACGGACCACCTCCACGGCGAGGAGATAACCGAGGGAGTCAACGCGGGCCGGGCGTTCGAGGACGTCTTCGAGGACGCCACCGAAGGGGTCGAGGCCGTCCGCGAGGTCCTCGACGGGAAGGCGCGCCTCAAGCGCCAGTACGACGCGGCCGAGGCGCTCCTCGATTCGGGCTGTGACCCCGAACAGCTCGCGACCTTACGGAGGGGCGACGTGACGCCGACCGGCGACGGTCGGGTCGCGGTCTGTCTCGACGGACTGGCGGTGTTCGCAGACGGGGAACCGGTCGAACACTACATCGAGAAGGCGGTCGAGGTGGGCGTCGCCACCGACCCCGACCACCGCCTGTTCGCCACGCCCGAGGGCACGGACATCGACCCCGACGCCTTCGAACTCGTCCACCGACGGGCGCGACTGGCGAAGACGAACATGAGCGGGCAGGGGGCGGTCTGTGACGGTCTGCGCCGGTCGCGCTACGGCGAGGACGACGGCGGGGAGGGCCTCACGGGCGACTGA
- a CDS encoding thioredoxin family protein — translation MVMKESEQTLERGDVAPDFRLPGTDDAEHALGDFADHEALLLVFTCNHCPYAKAKFETLNAIAADYDEVAVVGINPNDAEEYPDDSFDQMKELVADGTIDYDAYLRDESQEVARTYGAVCTPDPFLFSVEDGSFLLEYHGRLDDATNPDEDPSGEPGFEMREVIDTVLSGGPVEREAKPSRGCSIKWKDE, via the coding sequence ATGGTCATGAAAGAATCCGAGCAGACGCTGGAACGCGGCGACGTCGCGCCCGACTTCCGACTGCCCGGGACCGACGACGCGGAACACGCACTGGGCGACTTCGCGGACCACGAGGCGCTCCTGCTGGTGTTCACGTGCAACCACTGCCCGTACGCGAAGGCGAAGTTCGAGACGCTGAACGCCATCGCGGCGGACTACGACGAGGTCGCGGTGGTCGGCATCAACCCCAACGACGCCGAGGAGTACCCCGACGACTCCTTCGACCAGATGAAAGAACTCGTCGCGGACGGCACCATCGACTACGACGCCTACCTCCGCGACGAGTCACAGGAGGTCGCCCGCACGTACGGGGCCGTCTGCACGCCCGACCCGTTCCTGTTCTCCGTCGAGGACGGGTCGTTCCTGCTGGAGTACCACGGGCGACTGGACGACGCGACGAACCCCGACGAGGACCCCTCCGGCGAACCCGGCTTCGAGATGCGCGAGGTCATCGACACCGTCCTCTCGGGCGGGCCGGTCGAACGCGAGGCGAAGCCCTCGCGTGGCTGTTCCATCAAGTGGAAAGACGAATAA
- a CDS encoding acyl-CoA dehydrogenase family protein has translation MSRDPIDYGTLEAGRDCNYWSLDRTLRAAARRAYPDGEFSWADDRLDSLGAETGTRIVDNSETVERHPPELDTYDRDGEVQNHVEYHPALLDTERATYCEYGLAHDVFHAPENREEPLGLTHAITMEALLSYADPGFVCPASMTVGAALVLDQFGRDGGVLESYFERLTSDDPEVYVEGAMFLTEKQGGSDVGANETVAEPTDEDGVYRLTGEKWFCSNVDAEGTLVLARREGAPEGTKGLSLFLVPHSIDGELNDQLYRRLKDKLGTLSVPTGEVELRGATGYLVGDPENGFRQMTEMLNFERLSNASASVGIMGRCLLESKVHAANREAFGDTIDQYPLVRRDLTDTSVRYEGACAFVFAASRLLDEYRRSEERHDSDAFRLMRLLVPIAKLRTARDVVDTASYACEVLGGNGYVSGFTTERMLRDAQVLPIWEGTSNVLSLDVLRVLDREAAHEVFVPAVRERLDSVDHPALADAVETVEAEFADLQDAMATLASEDVEYAQLQAKELANYVYDVFTAAELLAMADEDIAERGDARRALVAREFVAEQFGRGDARGITSGDRRATEAFDAIVRHASVPPESLVGGTAAADD, from the coding sequence ATGTCACGTGACCCCATCGACTACGGTACGTTGGAGGCGGGCCGGGACTGCAACTACTGGTCGCTGGACCGGACCCTCCGGGCGGCCGCTCGCCGCGCGTACCCCGACGGGGAGTTCTCGTGGGCCGACGACCGACTCGACTCGCTAGGGGCCGAGACGGGGACCCGAATCGTCGACAATTCGGAGACCGTCGAGCGCCACCCGCCGGAACTCGACACCTACGACCGGGACGGCGAGGTGCAGAACCACGTCGAGTACCACCCCGCGCTCCTCGACACCGAACGGGCGACCTACTGCGAGTACGGCCTCGCCCACGACGTGTTCCACGCGCCCGAGAACCGCGAGGAACCACTGGGTCTCACACACGCCATCACGATGGAGGCCCTCCTCTCGTACGCCGACCCCGGGTTCGTCTGCCCGGCGTCGATGACCGTCGGGGCGGCACTCGTCCTCGACCAGTTCGGACGCGACGGCGGCGTCCTCGAGTCGTACTTCGAGCGACTCACGAGCGACGACCCCGAGGTGTACGTCGAGGGCGCGATGTTCCTCACGGAGAAACAGGGTGGGAGCGACGTCGGCGCGAACGAGACCGTCGCGGAACCCACCGACGAGGACGGCGTCTACCGCCTCACCGGCGAGAAGTGGTTCTGCTCGAACGTCGACGCCGAGGGGACCCTCGTGCTCGCCCGGCGCGAGGGCGCACCCGAAGGGACGAAGGGCCTCTCGCTGTTCCTCGTACCTCACAGTATCGATGGCGAACTCAACGACCAGTTGTACCGCCGGCTGAAGGACAAACTCGGGACGCTCTCGGTTCCCACCGGCGAGGTGGAACTGCGCGGCGCGACCGGGTATCTGGTGGGCGACCCCGAGAACGGCTTCCGGCAGATGACGGAGATGCTCAACTTCGAGCGCCTGTCGAACGCCTCCGCCTCCGTCGGCATCATGGGTCGCTGTCTCCTCGAATCGAAGGTCCACGCCGCGAACCGCGAGGCGTTCGGCGACACCATCGACCAGTATCCCCTGGTGCGCCGCGACCTGACGGACACGAGCGTCCGCTACGAGGGGGCCTGCGCGTTCGTCTTCGCCGCGAGTCGGCTGCTCGACGAGTACCGACGGTCCGAGGAAAGACACGATTCGGACGCCTTCCGCCTCATGCGCCTGCTCGTCCCCATCGCCAAACTCCGCACCGCCCGCGACGTGGTCGACACCGCCTCCTACGCCTGCGAGGTGCTGGGCGGGAACGGCTACGTCTCCGGGTTCACCACCGAGCGGATGCTCCGGGACGCGCAGGTGCTCCCCATCTGGGAGGGCACCTCGAACGTCCTCTCGCTGGACGTCCTTCGGGTGCTGGACCGAGAGGCGGCCCACGAGGTGTTCGTCCCCGCGGTGCGCGAGCGCCTCGACTCGGTGGACCACCCCGCCCTCGCGGACGCCGTCGAGACGGTCGAGGCGGAGTTCGCCGACCTGCAGGACGCGATGGCGACGCTCGCCAGCGAGGACGTCGAGTACGCCCAGTTGCAGGCGAAGGAACTCGCCAACTACGTCTACGACGTGTTCACGGCCGCCGAACTGCTGGCGATGGCCGACGAGGACATCGCCGAACGCGGGGACGCCCGCCGCGCCCTCGTCGCCCGCGAGTTCGTCGCCGAGCAGTTCGGGCGGGGGGACGCGCGGGGCATCACGAGCGGCGACCGGCGCGCGACCGAGGCGTTCGACGCCATCGTCCGCCACGCGAGCGTCCCGCCCGAGTCGCTGGTCGGGGGGACCGCCGCGGCCGACGACTGA